In a single window of the Acidobacteriota bacterium genome:
- the tssE gene encoding type VI secretion system baseplate subunit TssE, translating to MFQDRLLERISRIERDPSGRDALPVAWEVRSITRHLQRLLNTRQGGVPIAEDYGIPDFTNIPGETLTETAQEMVKVIRQVINRYEPRLSQVQISFIPIKDEILSLRFKIDARLARDERVPVSLETRVMAEGKVEIQD from the coding sequence ATGTTCCAGGATCGCTTGTTGGAGCGCATCAGCCGCATCGAGCGGGATCCCAGCGGTCGCGACGCGTTGCCCGTCGCCTGGGAGGTGCGCTCCATCACCCGCCATCTCCAGCGCCTGCTCAACACGCGGCAGGGCGGCGTGCCCATCGCCGAGGATTACGGCATCCCCGACTTCACCAACATCCCCGGCGAAACCCTGACCGAGACTGCCCAGGAAATGGTCAAGGTGATCCGGCAGGTGATCAACCGCTACGAACCGCGGCTGAGCCAGGTCCAGATTTCCTTCATTCCGATCAAGGACGAGATCCTGTCACTGCGGTTCAAGATCGACGCCCGGCTTGCCCGCGACGAGCGCGTGCCCGTGTCGCTGGAGACCCGGGTGATGGCCGAAGGCAAGGTCGAGATCCAGGATTAG
- the tssG gene encoding type VI secretion system baseplate subunit TssG, with product MATADRRSPTELKQQLLREGSRFTFAQAVRLLRLMVQAEQPTALDENRLRRAIQVHPHLSLDFPGTDITAIEEKPAGSGRYQITATFLGLYGAGSPLPTFYTEDLLHERSDGRSVMRDFIDIVNAPLFPIYFKSWSKHRLFHRLVEKREPDIFLLLCCLLGLGEESIRRQVDDPASLFRYMGLFTLHTRSAEGLRTLLSDRLAEPSLRVVQCVPRVATIPEDQRCRLGVAGNVLGEDCCLGSEINDRMGKFRVEIGPVDIDTFTQFLPGQTGFGELRRLTEFYLDQPLEWELRLTLRARDIRTTRLGDTYWAQLGLNTWMLSSRQAARPLTVLLQVPTAEEQRLLMVH from the coding sequence ATGGCCACCGCGGATCGGCGATCGCCAACTGAGTTGAAGCAGCAACTGCTGCGGGAAGGCTCCCGTTTCACCTTCGCGCAGGCCGTGCGGCTGCTGCGGCTGATGGTGCAAGCCGAGCAACCGACCGCGCTCGACGAAAACCGGCTGCGCCGGGCGATCCAAGTCCACCCGCATCTGTCGCTCGACTTCCCCGGCACGGACATCACGGCCATCGAAGAGAAGCCGGCCGGATCGGGGCGTTACCAGATCACCGCCACATTCCTGGGTCTCTACGGCGCCGGGTCCCCGCTGCCCACGTTCTACACGGAGGATCTGCTTCACGAGCGGTCCGACGGGCGTTCGGTGATGCGCGATTTCATCGACATCGTCAACGCGCCGCTGTTTCCGATCTATTTCAAGAGCTGGAGCAAGCATCGGCTCTTCCACCGCCTGGTGGAGAAGAGAGAGCCCGATATCTTTTTACTGCTTTGCTGCCTGCTCGGCTTGGGCGAGGAGTCGATCCGGCGCCAAGTGGATGATCCCGCCAGCCTGTTCCGCTACATGGGCCTGTTCACGCTGCATACCCGCTCCGCCGAGGGGCTGCGCACCCTGTTGTCCGACCGGCTGGCCGAGCCGAGCCTGCGGGTGGTTCAGTGCGTGCCCCGTGTCGCCACGATCCCCGAGGATCAGCGGTGCCGCCTGGGCGTCGCGGGCAACGTGCTGGGCGAGGATTGCTGCCTGGGCTCCGAGATCAATGACCGGATGGGCAAATTCCGCGTGGAGATCGGTCCGGTGGATATCGACACGTTCACCCAGTTTCTGCCCGGCCAGACGGGTTTCGGCGAGCTGCGACGACTGACCGAATTCTACCTGGACCAACCGCTGGAATGGGAGCTGCGCCTCACCCTGCGGGCCCGCGACATCCGGACAACCCGCCTGGGCGACACCTACTGGGCCCAACTGGGCCTCAACACCTGGATGCTCTCCTCCCGGCAGGCCGCCCGGCCGCTCACGGTGTTGCTCCAGGTGCCGACGGCGGAAGAACAGCGCCTGTTGATGGTCCACTGA
- a CDS encoding DUF3540 domain-containing protein → MSRHSAPWMSTQTELETGRIVAGHGRLFKVRTAAGDVSAHQAFGCLVAPRPGDAVLVAVGADGKDYILSVLERDATVPAATEMILDGPVNLRVQGGSLALQTDGDLRLASRQDIACASRRIAVAAHQGRVRIGRLAFVGRFLSSQVARVKSVALGMDVVCRRLTQRLGNSFRYVKELDETQSTSSRVVVEDLLTMHSKNTLIMSEEHVTVNAEQIQLG, encoded by the coding sequence ATGAGCAGACACAGCGCCCCGTGGATGTCCACCCAGACGGAACTGGAGACTGGTCGGATCGTGGCAGGTCACGGCCGGCTCTTCAAGGTGCGCACCGCCGCTGGCGACGTTAGCGCCCACCAGGCGTTCGGCTGCCTCGTGGCGCCCCGGCCGGGCGACGCAGTGCTGGTGGCGGTGGGGGCCGACGGCAAAGATTACATCCTGTCGGTGCTGGAGCGGGATGCGACCGTTCCCGCAGCGACGGAGATGATCCTGGACGGGCCCGTGAACCTTCGGGTGCAGGGTGGCAGCCTGGCGCTCCAGACCGACGGGGACCTGCGGCTGGCCTCTCGGCAGGACATCGCCTGCGCCTCCCGCCGCATCGCCGTGGCCGCCCACCAGGGCCGAGTCCGGATCGGCCGGCTGGCGTTCGTCGGACGGTTCCTGAGCAGCCAGGTGGCCCGGGTGAAATCCGTGGCCCTGGGCATGGACGTCGTCTGTCGGCGCCTGACACAACGCCTCGGTAATTCGTTCCGGTATGTCAAGGAACTCGACGAAACCCAGAGTACCTCCTCCCGGGTTGTCGTCGAGGACCTGCTGACAATGCACTCGAAAAACACGCTCATCATGTCGGAGGAGCACGTCACCGTGAATGCCGAGCAGATCCAACTGGGATGA
- a CDS encoding four helix bundle protein translates to MDTETESRADILQDRFIAFSVWIIRLCGMLPKNPAGGHVSRQLMRSGTSPAPNYGEARGAESHADFVHKLGIVLKELNETSIWLKVILRSEMIRSECVQEALDECTQLSRIMVTSIRTARTKNARR, encoded by the coding sequence GTGGACACTGAGACGGAGAGCCGAGCCGATATCCTGCAGGATCGGTTCATCGCCTTTTCAGTCTGGATCATTCGGCTTTGCGGCATGCTGCCAAAGAATCCGGCCGGCGGTCACGTGTCTCGGCAGTTGATGCGATCGGGAACATCGCCGGCACCGAATTACGGTGAAGCGCGTGGCGCCGAGAGCCATGCGGATTTCGTGCACAAGCTGGGTATCGTCCTCAAGGAACTGAACGAGACCTCGATCTGGCTCAAGGTGATCCTCCGTTCCGAGATGATCCGGTCAGAATGTGTTCAGGAAGCTTTGGATGAGTGCACCCAGTTATCGCGCATCATGGTCACGTCGATTCGCACCGCCCGTACCAAGAATGCTCGGAGATAA
- the tssH gene encoding type VI secretion system ATPase TssH, with protein sequence MITVDIKSLLSRMNAFSTNALHAAAGLCVSRTHYEVSVEQVLVKLLEEPRSDCSLICQKFNLDIGRVIKALEESLEDFRTGNSSKPVFSPLLLELIQDAWMVASIDLGERRIRSGALLMALLAKPSFFASGRYIDLLKTINRETLTKDFWAVTKGSLETEAAAREPGGAAETAAGPSDGGFLKRFCTDFTQKARDGGIDPVFGRDLEIRQIVDILARRRKNNPICVGDPGVGKTAVVEGLALRIVQGDVPELLQNVSLLGLDMGLLEAGAGMKGEFENRLKGVISEIKGSEKPIVLFIDEAHTLIGAGGSAGTSDAANLLKPALARGELRTVAATTWGEYKKYFEKDPALARRFQAVKLDEPSVETTILILRGIRDSYEAAHKVIIRDDAIRAAAELSDKYITGRFLPDKAIDLVDTACARIKINLSAKPGVLEDKERAVQALEREKGAVDRDRTNGIAVDEEAYQKVLDRIAAFRAEAEALRARWQGEKEAAQKVLEIRGRLAALGGEPAADKDALKQELVAADAAFHALQADGGLIQVEVNPDVVAQVVSDWTGIPLGKVLRDEAENILRLEERLAERIKGQDHALKIIVETIKSAKAGIKNPNQPMGVFLLAGPSGVGKTETGLALADLLFGSDRNVVTINMSEFQESHTVSRLIGSPPGYVGYGEGGMLTEAVRQKPYSVVLLDEVEKAHLDVLNLFYQVFDKGMLTDGEGKEINFRNTIILLTSNLASDIIQEMTAGDEPLPTDAVVGAIRPVLSKHFKPALLARMAIVPYYGLRGEAMKRIVELKLRRIQRTLMENNKMAFDYTPAVMDQIAARCTEVETGARNIEYILDGNILPQLSQRVLAQMSEGAMPTAVHLDVDAAGAFTFRFDTPTS encoded by the coding sequence ATGATCACCGTCGACATCAAGTCGCTGTTGAGCCGCATGAACGCGTTCAGCACCAACGCCCTGCATGCCGCCGCGGGCCTGTGTGTGTCACGCACCCACTACGAGGTGTCCGTCGAACAGGTGCTGGTGAAACTGCTCGAGGAGCCGCGATCCGACTGCAGTCTGATCTGCCAGAAATTCAACCTGGACATCGGGCGGGTGATCAAGGCGCTGGAGGAATCGCTGGAGGATTTTCGGACCGGAAATTCTTCCAAGCCGGTGTTTTCCCCCCTGTTGCTCGAGCTGATCCAGGACGCTTGGATGGTCGCCTCCATCGACCTCGGCGAGCGACGCATTCGTTCCGGTGCCCTGCTGATGGCGTTGCTGGCCAAGCCGAGCTTCTTCGCGTCCGGCCGCTACATCGATCTGCTCAAGACCATCAACCGTGAGACGCTGACCAAGGACTTCTGGGCTGTCACCAAGGGCTCCCTGGAGACGGAAGCGGCCGCCCGCGAACCAGGCGGCGCGGCCGAGACCGCCGCCGGCCCTTCCGACGGCGGATTTTTGAAGCGTTTCTGCACCGATTTCACCCAGAAAGCCCGCGACGGCGGCATCGATCCGGTGTTCGGGCGCGACCTGGAGATCCGGCAAATTGTGGATATCCTCGCCCGCCGGCGCAAGAACAACCCCATCTGCGTCGGCGATCCCGGCGTGGGCAAGACCGCCGTGGTGGAAGGGCTGGCGCTGCGCATCGTGCAGGGCGATGTGCCGGAGCTGCTGCAGAACGTGTCCCTGCTGGGGCTGGACATGGGTCTGCTTGAAGCCGGGGCGGGCATGAAAGGCGAATTCGAGAACCGCCTCAAGGGCGTCATCAGCGAAATCAAGGGCTCGGAGAAGCCCATCGTCCTGTTCATCGACGAGGCGCATACCCTCATCGGCGCGGGGGGCTCGGCGGGCACCAGCGACGCGGCCAACCTGCTCAAACCCGCCCTGGCCCGGGGCGAGCTGCGCACGGTGGCCGCCACCACCTGGGGCGAGTACAAGAAGTACTTCGAGAAGGATCCCGCCCTGGCTCGGCGCTTTCAGGCCGTCAAGCTGGATGAGCCGAGCGTCGAGACCACCATCCTGATCCTGCGCGGCATCCGGGACAGCTATGAGGCCGCCCACAAGGTGATCATCCGGGACGACGCCATCCGAGCCGCGGCCGAGCTGTCCGACAAATACATCACCGGCCGCTTCCTCCCCGACAAGGCCATCGACCTGGTGGACACCGCCTGCGCGCGGATCAAGATCAACCTTTCCGCCAAACCGGGCGTGCTGGAGGACAAGGAGCGCGCCGTCCAGGCACTGGAGCGTGAGAAAGGCGCGGTGGACCGCGATCGGACCAACGGCATCGCCGTCGACGAAGAGGCCTATCAGAAGGTCCTGGACAGAATCGCTGCCTTCCGGGCGGAGGCGGAGGCGCTGCGGGCTCGCTGGCAGGGGGAGAAGGAGGCCGCCCAAAAGGTGCTCGAGATCCGCGGCCGCCTAGCGGCCCTGGGGGGGGAACCGGCAGCCGACAAGGACGCGCTCAAGCAGGAGCTGGTCGCCGCCGACGCGGCCTTCCACGCCCTGCAAGCCGACGGCGGACTGATTCAGGTCGAGGTCAATCCGGACGTGGTGGCGCAGGTGGTGTCCGACTGGACCGGCATCCCGCTGGGCAAAGTGCTGCGCGACGAAGCGGAAAACATCCTGCGGCTCGAGGAACGGCTGGCCGAAAGGATCAAGGGTCAGGACCACGCCCTCAAGATCATCGTCGAAACCATCAAGTCGGCCAAGGCCGGCATCAAGAACCCCAACCAGCCCATGGGCGTTTTCCTGCTGGCCGGCCCGAGCGGTGTGGGCAAGACCGAAACGGGCCTGGCGCTGGCCGACCTGCTCTTCGGCTCCGACCGGAACGTGGTGACCATCAACATGAGCGAGTTTCAGGAGAGCCATACCGTCAGCCGGCTCATCGGCTCACCGCCGGGCTACGTCGGGTACGGGGAAGGCGGCATGCTCACCGAGGCGGTCCGCCAGAAGCCGTACTCGGTGGTCCTACTGGACGAGGTAGAAAAGGCGCACCTGGACGTGCTGAACCTGTTCTACCAAGTCTTCGACAAAGGCATGCTCACCGACGGCGAGGGGAAAGAGATCAACTTCCGCAACACCATCATCCTTCTCACCAGCAACCTGGCTTCGGACATCATCCAGGAGATGACCGCCGGTGACGAGCCTCTCCCGACAGACGCGGTGGTGGGGGCGATCCGGCCGGTGTTATCCAAACACTTCAAGCCGGCGCTGCTGGCGCGGATGGCCATCGTGCCTTACTACGGGTTGCGCGGCGAGGCGATGAAACGGATCGTGGAGCTCAAACTCCGGCGCATTCAGCGCACCCTGATGGAAAACAACAAGATGGCGTTCGACTACACGCCGGCGGTGATGGATCAGATCGCCGCCCGCTGCACCGAGGTGGAAACGGGCGCGCGGAACATCGAGTACATTCTGGACGGCAACATCCTACCCCAGCTCTCCCAACGGGTGCTGGCCCAGATGAGCGAAGGGGCCATGCCCACGGCGGTCCATCTGGACGTGGACGCGGCTGGCGCGTTCACGTTCCGTTTCGACACCCCGACCTCCTGA
- the tssF gene encoding type VI secretion system baseplate subunit TssF, protein MINDYYQEELQNLRELAVEFAKAHPALAPMLSGPSTDPDVERLLEGVAFLTGLLRGKLDDDFPEIVHSLMELIFPHLLRPVPASTVVAFSPKPGLQESVIVKAGTSLAGVPIDGVTCLFRTCFHVEAHPLKITAAELRQSPGQPDRIRIACELTGPTLDQWRPTRLGFFLGDSLSLAMDLFLLLSRYIRRITVAPAAGGMPTELPPGSLHAVGFDLDNALLAFPRQAFRGYRLLQEYFILPEKFLFFELRGWDAWRDRGKGNAFELLFELMPAPVAPPRVKADSFVLNATPVINLFRQEAEPVQLDHRTEKVRIRPATKQPGCYQVYSVDTVAGYRQGSVTRRDYRPLEAASAQTGGAAVYQVIRARSPIDGTPETMLSFAYSSDPADLVSETLSITLTCTNGTLPERLQLGDICKPTEDSPELLTYRNILPLTPAVEPVLGKNALWRLLAHLSLNFMALADSTGLKEMLRQYIPAGRDRARVSANIKQVDGVADFTVTPSDRLFRGQVMRGQQVALTVRQDHYTGLGGMFLFGSVLELFMGVYCSMNSYSQFQIKDALSGETFSWPPRIGDRQLS, encoded by the coding sequence GTGATCAACGACTACTATCAGGAAGAGCTGCAGAATCTCCGCGAACTGGCGGTGGAGTTCGCCAAGGCGCATCCGGCCCTGGCACCCATGCTCAGCGGCCCGTCCACCGACCCGGACGTGGAGCGCCTGCTGGAGGGCGTGGCGTTCCTCACGGGACTATTGCGGGGGAAGCTCGACGACGACTTTCCCGAAATCGTCCACAGTTTGATGGAGCTGATTTTTCCGCACCTGCTCCGTCCTGTGCCCGCCTCCACGGTGGTCGCCTTCAGCCCGAAACCCGGCCTTCAGGAAAGTGTCATCGTCAAGGCCGGCACCTCGCTGGCGGGAGTTCCCATCGACGGGGTGACCTGCCTGTTCCGAACTTGTTTCCACGTGGAGGCGCATCCGCTGAAAATCACCGCCGCCGAGCTGCGCCAATCCCCGGGGCAGCCTGATCGGATCCGCATCGCCTGCGAGCTGACCGGACCCACGCTGGACCAGTGGCGCCCCACCCGGCTCGGCTTCTTTCTGGGCGACAGCCTGAGTCTGGCGATGGACCTGTTCCTGCTGCTCAGCCGGTACATCCGCCGGATCACCGTGGCCCCGGCTGCCGGCGGCATGCCGACGGAGCTGCCGCCCGGATCCCTGCACGCCGTCGGTTTCGACCTGGACAACGCGCTGCTGGCTTTCCCCCGGCAGGCGTTCCGGGGCTACCGCCTGCTGCAGGAGTACTTCATCCTGCCCGAAAAGTTCCTGTTTTTTGAATTGCGGGGCTGGGACGCCTGGCGAGACCGCGGCAAGGGAAACGCCTTCGAACTGCTCTTCGAGCTGATGCCGGCCCCCGTGGCGCCCCCGCGCGTGAAGGCGGACAGTTTCGTCCTGAACGCGACGCCGGTGATCAATCTGTTCCGGCAGGAAGCCGAACCGGTGCAGCTCGACCACCGTACGGAGAAAGTCCGGATCCGCCCGGCCACCAAGCAGCCCGGCTGTTACCAGGTGTATAGCGTCGACACCGTGGCCGGTTACCGGCAGGGCAGCGTGACCCGCCGTGACTATCGGCCGCTGGAAGCTGCCTCCGCCCAGACCGGCGGTGCGGCGGTCTACCAGGTCATCCGCGCCCGCTCGCCCATCGACGGCACACCGGAGACGATGCTGTCGTTTGCCTACTCCAGCGACCCGGCGGATCTGGTCAGCGAGACGCTGAGCATCACGCTGACCTGCACCAACGGCACGCTCCCCGAGCGGCTGCAGCTCGGTGACATCTGCAAACCCACCGAAGATTCACCCGAACTCCTCACGTATCGGAACATCCTGCCCCTGACGCCGGCGGTGGAACCGGTGCTGGGGAAAAATGCCCTGTGGCGTCTGCTGGCGCACCTTTCACTGAACTTCATGGCACTGGCCGACAGCACCGGCCTCAAGGAGATGCTCCGGCAGTACATCCCGGCCGGCCGCGACCGGGCGCGGGTCAGCGCCAACATCAAGCAGGTGGACGGCGTGGCGGACTTCACCGTGACGCCCTCCGACCGGCTGTTCCGCGGGCAGGTGATGCGCGGCCAGCAGGTCGCGCTCACCGTCCGGCAGGATCACTACACGGGCCTGGGCGGGATGTTCCTGTTCGGCTCGGTGCTGGAGCTGTTCATGGGCGTCTATTGCAGCATGAACAGTTACAGCCAGTTCCAGATCAAGGATGCCCTGTCTGGAGAGACATTCTCATGGCCACCGCGGATCGGCGATCGCCAACTGAGTTGA
- a CDS encoding Hcp family type VI secretion system effector: MPIPIHLLVEGVKQGKIEGSCTMKGREGTILVQGVDHTVEIPKSPQTGLPTGKRVHMPMTITKEMDKSSPKLFQALCSGEQLKTVELDFYRISPQGTEEKYYTIKLANAIVTTMRTYFPNCLDQGTKSYGHMEDIAFTYEKIVATWVPDGIEAEDDWTAPK, from the coding sequence ATGCCGATTCCGATCCATCTGCTCGTCGAAGGCGTGAAGCAGGGCAAGATTGAAGGGTCCTGCACGATGAAAGGCCGGGAAGGCACTATCTTGGTCCAGGGAGTCGATCATACCGTCGAGATCCCCAAGAGCCCCCAGACCGGCCTGCCCACCGGCAAGCGCGTCCACATGCCCATGACCATCACCAAGGAGATGGACAAGAGCTCGCCCAAGCTCTTCCAGGCCCTCTGCAGCGGCGAACAGCTCAAAACCGTGGAGCTGGACTTTTACCGCATCAGCCCGCAGGGCACCGAGGAGAAGTATTACACCATCAAACTCGCCAACGCCATCGTCACCACGATGCGCACCTACTTCCCCAACTGCCTCGATCAGGGCACCAAATCGTACGGCCACATGGAGGACATCGCCTTCACCTACGAGAAAATCGTGGCCACGTGGGTGCCCGACGGCATCGAGGCCGAGGACGACTGGACCGCGCCGAAATAA
- a CDS encoding DUF4150 domain-containing protein, with translation MFMLSMGAGMNLGFPDVCLTPIVVPTPIPYPDMQFSATSAPAAYNVLVDCMPAVNQLSIGTVSVGDNGGVLLGVVSHMMSGQTEYLVGCITIMVDGVPAQRLTSVTGQNCLAVLPNAPGVSLVPSQVTVLTLG, from the coding sequence ATGTTTATGTTGAGCATGGGCGCGGGCATGAACCTGGGTTTCCCGGATGTCTGCCTCACCCCGATCGTGGTGCCCACGCCGATCCCGTATCCGGACATGCAGTTCTCGGCCACCTCGGCCCCGGCCGCCTACAACGTCCTGGTGGACTGCATGCCCGCGGTGAACCAGCTGTCCATCGGTACGGTGAGCGTGGGTGACAACGGCGGCGTCCTGCTCGGTGTGGTTTCCCACATGATGTCGGGCCAGACCGAGTACCTCGTGGGTTGTATCACCATCATGGTGGACGGAGTACCCGCCCAGCGTCTCACCAGCGTCACCGGCCAGAACTGTCTGGCTGTGCTGCCCAACGCACCCGGCGTGAGCCTGGTGCCCAGCCAGGTTACTGTGCTGACCCTGGGTTGA
- a CDS encoding tetratricopeptide repeat protein → MGRDKQNSFQSVDVALPVEWPLRGRLVTALALAALVVGVFWNALPNGFHLDDQYHVVDNPGIQQVWPPWRHFVNPRTISTLDRIVQYRPLLPLSLSLSYALTGQDPAGFRAWNIALQAVAAVLVFFFLRALLAAAGWRASRTGVQADWVALAAATIFAVHPVAGVPVNYICARDLMLSQVFLVASLLVYLRMRARGETTWRWAVALCFFALALLSKTHVAVAPALVLALEWTVLGERMTAWRPWGRAALYGAVVAAFFAWTRFGLQFSDWSQAMAGPSGAAATYALTQLRLHLLHYLPNFLWPFAIRLAPEVSRATGWMDGAVWAGLVLVIGSVTLAFAWRRRAPAAAAVVLGYWILQVPESSVFPLHLMVSDYRPYAGSPFLFLLAAMALAACLRRPWWHLATAVLVLYFSLASVVLNRVWRTGETLWTHSVTYGGDALAHHNLAMSIANRDDPRVRRHLEEAIRRSPNFVLAHLNLGLWLIQHGQVEAGLAECERARLLEPDWAQTYYWLARAHGRLGRRVEAAAASARAATLDSDNRMYLKQAAYDAQAAGDFDGSLVFVGRLKALGMEDPETLFLEGFARQQTGDLPRAVMAYRAYLLQDPRHAQVLFNLAYALMNLGNFPEAIIRFEEVLKLKPEYREVHFHLAACYEKLNRPELAVRERALFAGHPANPKDAK, encoded by the coding sequence TTGGGTCGCGACAAGCAGAACTCCTTCCAGTCGGTTGATGTTGCCTTGCCGGTCGAGTGGCCCCTCCGCGGTCGGCTGGTGACGGCGCTGGCATTGGCGGCGTTGGTGGTGGGGGTGTTCTGGAACGCCCTGCCCAACGGTTTCCACCTGGACGACCAATACCATGTGGTGGACAATCCCGGGATCCAGCAGGTATGGCCCCCGTGGCGGCACTTCGTGAACCCTCGCACCATCTCGACTCTGGACCGGATCGTCCAATACCGTCCGCTGCTCCCTCTCTCGCTGTCGCTGAGTTACGCTCTGACAGGCCAGGATCCGGCCGGATTCCGCGCCTGGAACATCGCCCTGCAGGCTGTGGCGGCGGTGCTTGTGTTTTTCTTCCTGCGGGCGTTGCTGGCCGCTGCAGGGTGGCGGGCATCTCGGACGGGGGTCCAGGCCGACTGGGTGGCCCTGGCGGCGGCGACGATCTTCGCCGTCCACCCGGTGGCCGGGGTGCCGGTGAACTATATCTGCGCCCGCGACCTGATGCTGTCGCAGGTTTTTCTTGTAGCGAGCCTGCTTGTGTATTTGCGGATGCGTGCCCGGGGGGAGACAACCTGGCGCTGGGCGGTTGCGCTGTGTTTTTTTGCGCTGGCGTTGCTATCCAAGACTCATGTGGCTGTGGCACCGGCGCTGGTTCTGGCGTTGGAGTGGACCGTTCTCGGTGAGCGAATGACTGCGTGGCGGCCCTGGGGACGGGCGGCTCTGTACGGCGCTGTGGTGGCGGCGTTTTTCGCTTGGACCCGGTTTGGATTGCAGTTCTCCGACTGGAGCCAGGCGATGGCCGGTCCGTCGGGAGCGGCCGCCACCTATGCGCTGACACAGCTCCGCCTGCACCTCCTGCATTATCTGCCCAATTTTCTCTGGCCGTTCGCCATCCGCCTGGCCCCCGAAGTCAGTCGAGCCACCGGATGGATGGACGGGGCGGTCTGGGCCGGATTGGTTCTGGTGATCGGCTCGGTCACGCTGGCGTTCGCCTGGCGCCGGCGGGCGCCGGCGGCGGCCGCGGTGGTACTCGGCTACTGGATTCTGCAGGTGCCGGAGTCGAGCGTCTTCCCGCTGCATCTGATGGTGTCAGACTACCGGCCGTACGCCGGGAGTCCGTTCCTGTTTCTGCTGGCGGCGATGGCCCTGGCCGCCTGCCTTCGCCGGCCATGGTGGCACCTGGCGACAGCCGTCCTGGTGCTGTATTTCAGCCTGGCCTCGGTCGTGTTGAACCGGGTGTGGCGCACGGGTGAAACACTCTGGACCCATAGCGTCACGTATGGCGGTGACGCCTTGGCCCATCACAACCTGGCTATGAGCATCGCCAACCGTGACGACCCGCGCGTGCGGCGACATCTGGAGGAGGCGATCCGCCGCAGCCCCAACTTCGTCCTGGCACACCTAAACCTAGGGCTCTGGCTGATCCAGCACGGGCAAGTCGAAGCGGGCCTGGCCGAATGCGAGCGGGCCCGGCTGCTCGAACCGGACTGGGCGCAGACTTACTACTGGCTGGCCCGCGCCCATGGCCGGTTGGGCCGCCGCGTGGAGGCGGCCGCCGCCAGCGCCCGGGCGGCGACACTCGACTCGGACAACCGGATGTACCTCAAGCAGGCGGCGTACGACGCCCAAGCCGCGGGCGACTTTGACGGCAGCCTCGTGTTTGTCGGCCGTCTGAAAGCGCTGGGGATGGAAGACCCGGAAACCCTGTTCCTTGAGGGATTCGCCCGACAGCAGACCGGCGACCTGCCGAGGGCGGTGATGGCGTATCGCGCCTATCTGCTGCAGGATCCCCGTCACGCCCAGGTGCTGTTCAACCTCGCCTATGCCCTCATGAACTTGGGAAATTTTCCAGAAGCCATCATCCGGTTTGAGGAGGTGCTCAAACTCAAGCCGGAATACCGGGAGGTCCATTTCCACCTGGCCGCCTGCTACGAAAAACTGAACCGGCCCGAGCTGGCTGTGCGGGAGCGGGCGCTGTTCGCGGGCCACCCCGCCAATCCGAAGGACGCGAAATAA